The Paenibacillus sp. 481 DNA window TTATCGTCATTGAGAAGCTTGGCTTATCCAACGAGAAGGCGTAGTCCTCTTATAAGTCCATTCAGTCTTGTATAGACTTCCTATAGACTCTTATAAGTATATCCATCTTAAACTAAAACCCCTTGCTACCGAACAATCGCATTGTTCGTGTAGCAAGGGGTTTCATGTATTTGCTATTAGTATGTTACTAACGAGAATGTGTCAATGCCATCGAGCTTCTCACGGCCATTCAAGTAGCTAAGCTCGATCAAGAATACAGCGCCGACAACTTCACCGCCCAATTGGCGAATCAAATCGATCGAAGTAGCAATCGTGCCACCTGTTGCTAACAAATCGTCAGCGATCAATACTTTTTGCCCTGGTTGAATCGCATCTTTATGCATAGCCAGACGGTCTTTACCGTATTCCAAGTCATAAGCTGCCTCGATTGTGTCACCAGGAAGCTTTCCGCTCTTACGAATAGGAGCAAAGCCTGCGCCGATTGACAATGCCAAAGGAGCACCTACAACGAATCCACGTGCTTCTGGACCCGCCACGATGTCGATTTGCTTGTCTTTGATAAGTTCCTTCATTGCATCAATGGAAGCTTGATAAGCAACTGGATCTTTCAGTAATGTCGTAATATCTTTAAAACGGATTCCCGGTTGCGGGAAATCAGGAACGACGCGAATATATTGTTTAAAATCCATGGTTAATATCCTCCTAGTTTGTAGCGCGATGCGCAGGCGCTTCCCATAACGACCATAGCCACGTTGCCAACGATTCCGTAGAGCTGTCATACCAACGATGTTCCCATGAATAAGCCATAGCCCAATCTTGATAGCGCTGCGATGCGTCAAGAGATGTTTTTTGTGGTTGTAGTACCATTTGGTATGTCTTTTCGTTGTGTGAACGCGTGCAAGTAACAAATTGCAGTTCTTCGAACACATCTAACAATAGTAAAAATTCACGCGGTGACATGCGACAACGAGACGACATGGACTGAATAAAAGTAGCATCGCTCTTCCATTCCTGTAGTCTCCGCAACTCACCAAAGATCGCTTTAATACGGTCACGATTCGGTTCCAGCAGTCGTCCACCTTCAGGCTGCCGTGGCAGTGTAACGTGAACACGTTCTGTCTGGCTAAACTGTTGTGCAATACGCTTTGCCTCATCTAATGACGGCGGTATACCGCATATAATTAAGTCGGTCACAGCGGCAGAAAGCTGCTCCTCTAAACTATCGTCTGCATCCCATACACGTTGAGCTGGTCTTGCAACAGGACCAGTTATCTCATCACTGTACAGCCACACGAACGGCTCGGCAGCGAATACGCCTGCTTGCTCGCGTGTCATCAGCAGCGCACAGCGGTTTGGTTCGGCCATGCGCCGTGCCTGCTCCACTGCCGTTTTCAAGGCGTCTTGAGCGCCGCGCAAATCGAACAGTTGTTGATGAGCAATGTGCATATCTTGCAGCATAAGCTGTGCTTTACGGTTTCCGTTCCATTCATTAATGGACAGTTCTCCTAGAACATCTACCACAGACGACAAAGCGATACGCTCTGACCATGCTCCACGTTGAAAAGCCACCGCATCCAATGTAGCACGGTCTTGGGCTAACATCAACTTTAAATGTTGTCCATCTTTGCCCATTGTGCGTTTATCTTGCACAATTGCCCCTCGAATAACGATGCGTGGACTCGGATTACCCATCCCGAACGGCGCCAATCTTCCGAGCTGCTCAATGACATCTAGCGGAACTTCTGACATACTACACTCCGCGTCGACTTCTATACGTGGAACATAATGCTCCGCGGT harbors:
- a CDS encoding adenine phosphoribosyltransferase, with translation MDFKQYIRVVPDFPQPGIRFKDITTLLKDPVAYQASIDAMKELIKDKQIDIVAGPEARGFVVGAPLALSIGAGFAPIRKSGKLPGDTIEAAYDLEYGKDRLAMHKDAIQPGQKVLIADDLLATGGTIATSIDLIRQLGGEVVGAVFLIELSYLNGREKLDGIDTFSLVTY